The proteins below are encoded in one region of Drosophila santomea strain STO CAGO 1482 chromosome 3R, Prin_Dsan_1.1, whole genome shotgun sequence:
- the LOC120451694 gene encoding glutathione S-transferase 1-1, translated as MADFYYLPGSSPCRSVIMTAKAVGVELNKKLLNLQGGEHLKPEFLKINPQHTIPTLVDNGFALWESRAIQVYLVEKYGKTDSLYPKCPKKRAVINQRLYFDMGTLYQSFANYYYPQVFAKAPADPEAFKKIEAAFEFLNTFLEGQDYAAGDSLTVADIALVASVSTFEVAGFEISKYANVNKWYENAKKVTPGWEENWAGCLEFKKYFE; from the coding sequence ATGGCTGACTTCTACTACCTGCCCGGCTCCTCCCCCTGCCGCTCCGTGATCATGACCGCCAAGGCCGTGGGCGTAGAGCTGAACAAGAAGCTGCTCAACCTGCAGGGCGGTGAGCACCTGAAGCCGGAGTTCTTGAAGATCAACCCCCAGCACACCATTCCCACGCTGGTGGACAACGGATTCGCGCTGTGGGAGTCCCGTGCCATCCAGGTGTACCTGGTGGAGAAGTACGGCAAGACCGACTCCCTGTACCCCAAGTGCCCCAAGAAGCGCGCCGTGATCAACCAGCGCCTGTACTTCGACATGGGAACACTGTATCAGAGCTTCGCCAACTACTACTACCCACAGGTGTTCGCCAAGGCGCCCGCCGATCCCGAGGCCTTCAAGAAGATCGAGGCCGCCTTCGAGTTCCTGAACACCTTCCTGGAGGGACAGGACTACGCCGCCGGTGACTCCCTCACCGTGGCTGATATTGCCCTGGTGGCCTCCGTCTCCACTTTCGAGGTGGCCGGATTCGAGATCAGCAAGTACGCCAATGTGAACAAGTGGTACGAGAACGCCAAGAAGGTGACTCCCGGATGGGAGGAGAACTGGGCCGGATGCCTGGAGTTTAAGAAGTACTTCGAATAA